A genome region from Sporosarcina sp. ANT_H38 includes the following:
- a CDS encoding bifunctional UDP-sugar hydrolase/5'-nucleotidase, with product MKNKNRFTINKSAGYAVLSTAAFASLVVVPSVVAHADVVFTGATSFKGEVVITSPVQLTDDTNSGSLKNAKIVINLSSPGETINLGKVEVNNLEIKSSAKLVGSGLGNAQVVLKPESKDSAIDLSGSNATNIIVGNNNVKTITVAAGVTRITIADGVTAANPTILDENGKPRDDVKFVPETPVVVDKTALETAITNAEKAVEGAKEGTEVGQYPVGSIKTLQDAIEAAEAVVADKEAEQEAVNAASKKLNDAVEVFKAGKVSDGKFNLSIMHVNDIHANTNKAPRLVTAVKEVRTVKPDALLLNAGDVFSGTLYFNEFLGQADLAFMNLMKVDAMTFGNHEFDLGSSAEGHKALVDFIKAADFPFVSSNVDFSKDPIFDGLFNTKISKTPKNSNIYTGIVKEINGEKVGIFGLTTAETKDIASPGKITFSNYIEDAEKMVAEFEKMGVNKIVALTHIGFDDNAAMDNDQELAANVAGIDVIVGGHSHTQLDKPVVVDKDEKGAAKDTTIIVQAYQYSDYLGTLDVEFDKNGVVIGHAGKLIKTADKAEDAEAVALLKPYKDKITAVNEKEIGVILDNALLSPRTSDVGYVPGTSVRASETILGNLITDGMLAKAQGYVKDKKVIMAFQNGGGIRAGIGAGPITVGEVITVLPFGNTLATMELTGSELKETFEISFKDYPKESGGFLHIAGAKVEFDSSKPTGQRVVSIAYKNEDGTFTKMEDAKTYTVATNAFTAKGGDGYDVLKKAYAAGRATDLGLSDWENLREHLVSLKNIIPTKIEGRLVDVAGQEPDTDLPGGDIASEDFSGTVNAPKVYNGDVTVSVTDVASFENVTVKGNLILTGTPTGNVSFTNITVKGNLNLSGLDGAIFDFDGITVDGETIL from the coding sequence ATGAAAAATAAAAATCGGTTTACTATTAATAAATCTGCAGGATATGCCGTTTTATCAACAGCAGCATTTGCATCACTAGTAGTAGTTCCATCCGTAGTAGCACATGCGGATGTAGTTTTTACAGGGGCAACAAGTTTTAAAGGTGAAGTGGTTATAACATCGCCCGTTCAACTAACTGATGATACTAATAGCGGTTCATTAAAAAATGCCAAAATAGTCATTAATTTAAGCAGTCCTGGTGAAACAATTAACCTGGGGAAAGTAGAAGTTAATAACCTCGAAATAAAAAGTTCTGCCAAGTTAGTTGGTTCAGGTCTTGGTAACGCACAGGTTGTTTTGAAACCGGAAAGTAAAGATAGCGCTATTGATCTGAGTGGTAGTAATGCAACAAATATCATTGTAGGGAATAACAATGTAAAAACGATTACAGTTGCGGCTGGTGTAACTAGGATCACAATTGCGGATGGGGTAACAGCAGCCAACCCGACTATTTTAGATGAAAATGGGAAACCTAGAGATGATGTAAAATTTGTTCCTGAAACACCGGTTGTAGTTGATAAGACAGCACTTGAAACAGCAATTACAAATGCTGAAAAAGCTGTTGAAGGTGCGAAAGAAGGAACTGAAGTAGGACAGTATCCAGTAGGTTCTATCAAAACACTTCAAGATGCAATTGAAGCAGCGGAAGCAGTAGTAGCTGATAAAGAAGCGGAGCAAGAAGCAGTAAACGCGGCAAGCAAGAAGTTGAATGATGCTGTTGAAGTATTCAAAGCAGGTAAAGTAAGCGATGGGAAATTTAATCTATCAATCATGCACGTAAATGATATACATGCTAATACTAACAAGGCACCAAGGCTTGTTACAGCAGTAAAAGAAGTACGCACAGTTAAACCGGATGCATTGTTATTAAATGCTGGGGATGTTTTCTCTGGAACTTTATATTTCAATGAATTCCTAGGTCAAGCAGACTTAGCATTTATGAATTTAATGAAAGTCGACGCTATGACATTTGGTAACCATGAGTTTGATCTTGGTTCATCTGCGGAAGGTCACAAAGCATTGGTCGACTTCATTAAAGCAGCAGACTTCCCATTTGTATCATCGAACGTAGATTTCTCGAAAGATCCAATTTTTGATGGATTGTTCAATACGAAAATTTCAAAGACTCCTAAAAACAGCAATATCTACACGGGTATTGTAAAAGAAATAAACGGAGAAAAAGTCGGTATCTTTGGACTAACAACTGCTGAAACGAAAGACATTGCAAGTCCTGGAAAGATTACATTCTCTAATTATATTGAGGACGCAGAAAAAATGGTTGCTGAATTTGAAAAAATGGGTGTCAACAAAATCGTAGCACTTACACATATTGGTTTTGATGATAATGCCGCTATGGACAATGACCAAGAATTAGCTGCAAATGTAGCTGGGATTGACGTAATTGTAGGTGGACATAGTCATACGCAATTAGACAAACCGGTAGTTGTAGATAAAGATGAAAAAGGTGCAGCAAAAGATACAACGATTATTGTACAAGCGTATCAGTATTCGGATTACCTTGGGACTTTAGATGTTGAATTTGATAAAAATGGCGTAGTAATAGGGCATGCAGGAAAGTTGATTAAGACTGCAGATAAAGCAGAAGATGCTGAGGCAGTTGCACTCTTAAAACCTTATAAGGATAAAATCACTGCTGTTAATGAAAAAGAAATTGGAGTCATACTTGATAATGCATTATTAAGTCCAAGGACATCTGATGTAGGATATGTACCAGGCACAAGTGTACGAGCTAGTGAAACGATTCTAGGGAACTTAATTACAGATGGCATGCTTGCAAAAGCGCAAGGATATGTAAAAGATAAAAAAGTAATCATGGCATTCCAAAATGGTGGGGGAATTAGGGCAGGTATTGGAGCAGGACCAATCACGGTAGGTGAAGTAATCACAGTACTTCCATTTGGTAACACATTAGCGACAATGGAACTAACAGGTTCCGAATTAAAAGAAACATTTGAAATTAGTTTTAAAGATTATCCAAAAGAAAGTGGTGGGTTTTTACACATAGCTGGTGCAAAAGTAGAATTCGATTCTTCGAAACCTACTGGACAACGTGTAGTTTCGATTGCATATAAAAATGAAGATGGTACGTTTACTAAAATGGAAGATGCTAAGACGTACACAGTAGCGACAAACGCATTCACTGCCAAAGGTGGAGACGGCTATGACGTTCTTAAAAAAGCGTATGCTGCAGGTCGTGCAACAGATCTTGGGCTTTCAGATTGGGAAAACTTAAGAGAACATTTAGTATCACTAAAAAACATAATTCCAACTAAAATTGAAGGTCGTCTTGTAGACGTTGCGGGTCAGGAACCGGATACTGATCTACCAGGTGGAGATATTGCAAGCGAGGATTTCTCTGGTACAGTTAATGCGCCAAAAGTATACAACGGTGACGTTACAGTATCAGTTACTGACGTAGCTTCCTTTGAGAATGTAACTGTCAAAGGTAATTTGATTCTTACAGGCACTCCGACTGGGAATGTATCCTTTACGAACATTACGGTTAAGGGTAATTTAAATCTTTCAGGGCTTGATGGAGCTATATTTGACTTTGACGGCATTACTGTCGATGGAGAAACAATTCTTTAA
- a CDS encoding LytTR family DNA-binding domain-containing protein, with amino-acid sequence MNIRVLIVDDDRSCIDDLKVHLASHSLLNLVGEVNSSEDALVFLETYRVDLLFLDIEMNGMDGIRFAHLAETLYPNMLIVFVTGHPQFALEGYEVHPVDFLTKPVNPVRLKKALQKVEERILETPLPRDVKIGLNVPGGIHMILVSDIRLIEKRGRKVFVESKGGTRYETRETMKKLEEIFLPFNFVRTHQSFLVPLHTIMSITSDSFSRSYTVQLKNFDDLVPLSRKNYNELKDKLQKQVEGLTIH; translated from the coding sequence GTGAATATACGGGTGTTAATAGTGGATGATGATCGAAGCTGTATTGACGACTTGAAGGTCCATCTTGCATCACATTCATTGCTAAACTTAGTTGGGGAAGTGAATAGCTCCGAAGATGCCCTTGTTTTTCTGGAGACTTATCGTGTTGACTTGTTATTTCTTGACATTGAAATGAATGGAATGGATGGGATTAGGTTTGCACACCTTGCAGAAACTCTATACCCAAATATGTTAATTGTATTCGTGACGGGGCACCCCCAATTTGCCTTGGAGGGTTATGAAGTTCACCCTGTTGACTTTTTAACTAAACCCGTTAATCCAGTACGCTTGAAAAAAGCCCTTCAAAAAGTGGAGGAGCGCATATTGGAAACGCCGTTGCCTAGAGATGTGAAAATTGGCTTGAACGTGCCTGGTGGCATACATATGATTTTGGTAAGTGATATAAGATTGATAGAAAAAAGAGGAAGAAAAGTCTTTGTTGAAAGCAAAGGGGGAACCAGATACGAAACGAGGGAAACAATGAAGAAGTTGGAGGAAATTTTCCTTCCTTTCAACTTCGTCCGTACCCACCAATCCTTCCTCGTCCCTCTTCATACAATTATGTCGATCACTTCCGATTCTTTCTCTCGCTCTTACACGGTCCAATTGAAAAACTTCGATGACCTCGTCCCACTTAGTAGGAAGAATTATAATGAACTGAAAGACAAATTGCAAAAACAAGTTGAAGGATTGACGATACACTAG
- a CDS encoding sensor histidine kinase — MAIVIHIMGIFVWSIQLLTGLLLGLSMVGLKVRQSLKKLILLSLLFGLIYSVAPIFYPSDYIPILLFIALFAILVQMMKVPVTQVLIALLLALIFNLLIISLLEYNIFYLLLDMANVSLDIGTKMSIDFFAMLTNIFMSMIIVSRSPVIFPKSLFEKPMSADDSEISFNSQVYSVILILSLLVVGLYFTSLELQHIRLHYRWFLTIWSLAVTVAIILFQHKIILFKNEKVQLFLDQQYQKELLSFFSIIRSQRHDFNFHLTAINGLIQKKEYDACKTYIEEMVKSATVINDLLPLHHPATAAMLSTFKEKAAAKGITIEFMILNDLRNCPCSVYEINKVIGNLLQNAVDEVEQHPNHKQPIVVEMNTQRNQLLITVTNEINIMGDKLDNLFQVGFSTKIHHEGLGLPIVKKIVEKYQGIVYPELDGGFISFHISIPELSTTKWG, encoded by the coding sequence ATGGCTATAGTTATCCACATAATGGGAATTTTTGTGTGGTCCATTCAACTTTTAACAGGGCTATTATTAGGCCTCTCAATGGTTGGTTTAAAGGTTCGACAATCACTTAAAAAGTTGATACTACTTAGTTTACTATTCGGGCTAATTTACAGCGTCGCTCCTATTTTTTATCCGTCAGACTATATTCCAATTCTTCTTTTTATAGCGCTATTCGCCATACTTGTCCAGATGATGAAAGTGCCTGTCACGCAAGTCTTAATCGCTTTACTACTGGCACTTATTTTCAATTTACTTATCATTTCACTTTTGGAATATAATATATTCTATCTTCTGCTTGACATGGCGAATGTATCATTGGATATTGGAACGAAAATGTCGATTGATTTTTTTGCAATGTTGACTAATATATTTATGTCAATGATCATTGTTTCGAGATCACCGGTTATATTTCCGAAAAGTTTATTTGAAAAGCCAATGAGTGCAGATGATTCTGAAATTTCTTTTAATAGTCAGGTGTACTCTGTTATACTCATATTATCCCTATTAGTTGTGGGTCTTTATTTTACATCGTTGGAACTTCAACACATACGCTTACATTACCGCTGGTTCCTCACAATTTGGTCACTGGCCGTCACGGTTGCCATTATCTTATTCCAGCATAAAATTATTTTATTTAAAAATGAAAAAGTTCAACTTTTTTTGGATCAGCAGTATCAGAAGGAACTATTATCGTTTTTCAGTATAATTCGATCGCAACGACATGATTTCAATTTTCATTTGACTGCTATTAATGGTCTTATTCAAAAAAAGGAATATGATGCCTGTAAAACATATATTGAAGAAATGGTGAAATCAGCAACGGTGATAAATGATCTGCTGCCACTGCATCATCCGGCGACTGCTGCAATGTTGAGCACATTCAAAGAAAAAGCCGCAGCGAAAGGGATTACGATTGAATTCATGATATTGAATGATTTACGGAATTGCCCTTGTTCAGTTTACGAAATCAATAAAGTGATTGGTAACCTTCTCCAAAATGCAGTGGATGAAGTAGAGCAGCACCCCAATCATAAGCAACCGATTGTAGTAGAGATGAATACGCAAAGGAATCAACTCCTCATCACTGTAACAAATGAAATTAATATAATGGGTGATAAGTTGGATAATCTATTCCAAGTAGGATTTTCCACTAAAATTCATCATGAAGGGCTTGGCTTGCCTATTGTAAAAAAGATTGTCGAAAAATATCAGGGAATTGTCTACCCAGAATTGGATGGTGGGTTTATTAGTTTCCATATCTCGATTCCTGAGTTGTCTACTACCAAATGGGGGTAA
- a CDS encoding ABC transporter ATP-binding protein — MEETKQHGWKEFFTLIFKSKLPWHLYIIGTLVAAASTTVALIMPKYIQGIFEGDIFNNEVVRNYILLGVLANILVALSALFFSITPPIAMRNVQKTVWSKIMNMKMKDYSKQPSQQLISRITDDPVYIDSVVAGMKTVLTSTYSLVGSYGIMYTMNAKLTFALLPVIPYILIVSAIVGHYTQKTQMGVQTQYSGVTAFFAERLPRIRLVKSFNKEDEEIRLGKEILIGQYKAEKKRITVDLFAEPLMQSVRAIIVGTVLLYGSYLVTKGELKVSQVISFYLYAQFIHMNVLQYGLFWQTTKQAKGASEKISSILNSESERMKREELMPATDKQDLKFENVSFSYGERNILSHLNMTIPAGKVTAIVGPSGCGKSTIFKLIERLYDPNVGRLVIGNSSAEKIHLDDWRRSIATVSQSSPLISGSIRDNIAYGLEREVSDEEVRRAAELADALEFIEEFPEGFDTEVGEFGSRLSGGQRQRIAIARAFILDAPILLLDEATSSLDAQSESEIEKSLALLMKGRTTIIIAHDMNFVKNADKIIVIDAGTVSGSGTHDELIRSNKLYKILAAIQLSKDEKMIFT; from the coding sequence ATGGAGGAAACGAAACAACATGGTTGGAAAGAGTTTTTTACGCTCATCTTTAAATCTAAACTACCATGGCATTTGTATATTATAGGTACTCTGGTAGCGGCTGCTTCCACAACTGTAGCTTTAATTATGCCGAAATATATTCAAGGGATATTTGAAGGGGATATTTTCAATAATGAGGTCGTAAGGAATTATATTCTGTTAGGCGTTCTCGCAAACATATTAGTGGCTCTCTCAGCATTGTTTTTCTCGATTACACCACCAATCGCTATGCGGAATGTGCAGAAAACTGTTTGGTCAAAAATTATGAATATGAAAATGAAAGACTATTCAAAACAACCTTCTCAGCAGTTAATAAGCCGGATTACAGATGACCCAGTTTATATTGATAGCGTTGTAGCGGGTATGAAGACTGTTTTGACTTCAACATATTCACTAGTGGGTTCATATGGGATCATGTATACTATGAACGCCAAATTGACGTTTGCACTATTGCCGGTCATTCCCTATATTTTGATTGTTTCAGCGATAGTAGGACATTATACGCAAAAAACACAAATGGGCGTGCAAACACAATACTCAGGGGTTACCGCATTTTTTGCGGAACGGCTGCCTAGAATTCGATTAGTAAAGTCTTTTAATAAAGAAGACGAAGAAATTAGGCTAGGCAAAGAGATATTGATTGGGCAATATAAAGCAGAGAAAAAGAGGATTACCGTAGACTTGTTTGCCGAGCCTTTAATGCAAAGTGTTCGAGCAATTATCGTCGGAACTGTGCTTCTATACGGCAGCTATCTCGTAACTAAAGGGGAACTCAAAGTTAGTCAAGTTATTTCCTTCTATTTATACGCTCAGTTCATCCATATGAATGTATTACAGTATGGTTTATTCTGGCAAACGACGAAGCAGGCCAAAGGGGCTTCTGAGAAGATTTCCAGTATTCTTAACTCTGAGAGTGAAAGGATGAAACGAGAAGAACTGATGCCAGCCACGGACAAACAGGACTTGAAATTTGAAAATGTCTCCTTCAGTTATGGGGAAAGAAACATATTGTCACATTTGAACATGACGATTCCAGCGGGTAAGGTGACTGCAATTGTTGGACCGAGTGGTTGCGGAAAGTCAACTATTTTTAAACTAATTGAACGCCTCTATGATCCAAATGTAGGACGGTTAGTGATTGGAAATAGTTCTGCCGAAAAAATTCATCTTGATGATTGGAGAAGGTCCATTGCAACTGTATCGCAATCAAGCCCGTTGATATCTGGTTCAATTCGAGACAATATAGCATATGGTCTCGAAAGGGAAGTAAGTGATGAAGAAGTCAGACGAGCAGCAGAATTGGCAGATGCCTTAGAGTTTATTGAGGAGTTCCCTGAAGGTTTTGATACGGAAGTCGGTGAATTTGGCTCAAGACTGTCAGGCGGACAGCGTCAACGAATCGCTATTGCACGTGCATTTATACTGGACGCTCCTATATTGCTTTTGGATGAAGCGACATCAAGTCTCGACGCACAGTCCGAGAGTGAAATTGAAAAATCATTAGCTTTGCTAATGAAAGGCAGAACAACGATCATAATTGCCCACGATATGAATTTTGTCAAAAACGCAGATAAAATTATTGTCATTGATGCAGGAACCGTTTCTGGTTCAGGTACCCATGATGAATTAATAAGATCCAATAAACTATACAAAATTTTAGCGGCTATTCAGTTGTCTAAAGATGAGAAAATGATATTTACCTAA
- a CDS encoding ABC transporter ATP-binding protein, with product METSEKHMRKHDEKGIWKSYIRLMFKAKLPWGWIIFVSALYILSATISLAFPNFASKVATGVLKPYIIWGTVGLIVADVVMSGVVRYFNKLLVAKIDVSYRSLIWERLIKSPLRFFDQMKPTTMITRITTDASQISVVLGSYLPSLAATIYGTIGVVAVIFTYDWRLALSVIVYIPLYLCFNLYYGKWNYRAFKETYNRLSTLTQFLSELLMSVPLIKTFVTEQKEDERGHKNLQYYYKANMRRYLVMWVENPINGVLSITSDILVILYGGYLVKAGIITISQWLGFFMYIGMLWGMLGSYLMMYVEIKKSQGATDRIAALMDGELEVSERSFGIEKLEDDIVFKNVAFSYSEKPVLGYVDLTIPVGKVTAIVGPSGSGKSTIFSLLQQFYQPNSGEILLGNTPISDYHLTDWRNLFAGVAQDSPMISGTIRENIVYGVNRKVTNLELADAAEKANALEFIKGFKNGFDTYVGEAGSNLSGGQRQRVAIARAILRNAKVLLLDEATASLDSQSEKSIQQAMETLKQGRTTIMISHDLSNVQDADQIIVLNGGTLDGAGTHNELLETNELYRLLVQLHTNSSVS from the coding sequence ATGGAAACCAGTGAAAAACACATGAGAAAACATGACGAAAAGGGAATATGGAAATCCTATATCCGGTTAATGTTCAAGGCTAAATTACCATGGGGTTGGATCATATTTGTATCAGCCCTCTATATACTCTCGGCTACTATCTCATTAGCGTTTCCAAACTTCGCTTCAAAAGTAGCGACCGGCGTATTGAAGCCATACATCATCTGGGGGACAGTTGGATTAATTGTCGCAGATGTCGTCATGTCTGGCGTTGTGCGTTATTTTAACAAACTACTTGTCGCTAAAATTGATGTTAGTTACCGCTCTTTGATTTGGGAACGACTGATTAAATCACCGTTGCGCTTTTTTGATCAGATGAAACCTACTACAATGATCACTCGAATCACAACCGATGCATCTCAAATTAGCGTAGTTTTAGGATCATATCTGCCATCCTTAGCAGCGACTATATACGGGACTATCGGAGTTGTAGCAGTCATATTTACATATGATTGGCGGCTTGCATTATCGGTAATCGTTTATATCCCACTGTATCTTTGCTTCAATTTGTACTATGGAAAATGGAATTACCGTGCATTCAAGGAGACATACAATCGATTATCAACCTTGACCCAATTCCTATCCGAATTACTCATGAGTGTGCCACTTATTAAGACATTCGTGACGGAACAAAAAGAGGACGAACGTGGGCATAAGAATTTGCAGTATTACTATAAAGCGAATATGCGTAGATACCTCGTTATGTGGGTGGAGAATCCGATAAATGGTGTTTTGAGTATAACATCAGATATTCTTGTCATTTTGTATGGTGGCTATCTAGTGAAAGCTGGCATTATCACGATTTCTCAGTGGCTTGGATTTTTCATGTACATTGGAATGCTGTGGGGTATGCTTGGCTCCTACCTAATGATGTATGTGGAAATCAAGAAAAGCCAAGGGGCAACAGATCGCATCGCAGCATTGATGGATGGTGAATTGGAAGTTAGTGAAAGAAGTTTCGGCATTGAAAAGTTGGAAGACGATATAGTATTTAAAAATGTAGCATTCAGTTATAGTGAAAAACCTGTTTTAGGATATGTCGATTTAACTATCCCAGTTGGGAAAGTAACGGCAATCGTCGGACCAAGTGGAAGCGGAAAGTCAACAATATTTTCACTGCTACAACAATTCTATCAACCAAATTCTGGTGAAATTTTACTAGGTAATACACCAATTTCAGACTATCATTTAACTGATTGGCGAAATCTATTTGCTGGTGTTGCACAAGATAGTCCAATGATTTCTGGGACGATTCGGGAGAATATCGTATACGGGGTAAACCGAAAAGTTACCAATTTAGAATTGGCAGATGCTGCCGAGAAAGCAAATGCATTGGAGTTTATCAAAGGATTCAAAAATGGGTTCGATACTTACGTCGGTGAGGCAGGTTCGAATTTGTCAGGTGGGCAACGCCAGCGCGTCGCGATTGCAAGGGCTATCCTTCGGAACGCCAAGGTTTTATTGTTGGACGAAGCGACTGCAAGTTTGGATAGTCAATCAGAGAAATCTATTCAACAAGCGATGGAAACATTGAAGCAAGGAAGAACAACTATCATGATTTCCCATGATCTATCAAATGTCCAAGATGCTGACCAAATTATTGTATTGAATGGCGGAACCTTGGATGGTGCTGGAACACATAATGAACTCCTAGAAACGAATGAGTTATACCGTCTTTTAGTTCAACTCCATACAAATTCATCGGTAAGTTAA
- a CDS encoding co-chaperone YbbN, with product MSNVINVTKENFQKEVLECKLPVLVDFYADGCGPCEFIAPILDELADEYGEKLKITKFYVPMDDVLNNSNEVVAKYDVMGFPTLLFFKGGAVAHSHLGSLDRKELLSFVDSAL from the coding sequence TTGTCAAACGTAATCAATGTAACGAAAGAAAACTTCCAAAAGGAAGTACTAGAATGTAAATTACCCGTATTGGTCGATTTTTATGCAGATGGTTGTGGACCTTGTGAATTCATCGCACCTATTCTAGATGAGCTTGCCGATGAATATGGTGAAAAATTAAAAATCACCAAGTTCTATGTTCCAATGGATGATGTATTAAATAATTCAAATGAAGTAGTCGCTAAATACGACGTTATGGGATTCCCGACACTTTTATTTTTTAAGGGTGGAGCAGTAGCGCACTCTCATTTAGGATCTTTGGATCGCAAAGAGCTTCTATCATTCGTAGATTCTGCTTTGTGA
- a CDS encoding TldD/PmbA family protein: MNIQDFQLELFAAGAKKGFQDMEMFYSSSKAVSISVYQQEIDDYTIMEEGGVSFRGLFNDRMGYAYAERIAEDSIPLLLEEAHNNALVIEVDDGEDLFEGSSAYAEARPFSESIDGLLPEEMIQAAMELEKVAYELDERVTLVQASYASKVVNESLIANTKGLNCHSKAAFASTGLYLTAEDGESTATGGESDFTLTSFSDMNIREITEKAVKEAVSKLHASSIKTDKYPIIFRYDTATELVGSFLGQLSAESVQQGYSKLKGKLNEQIVGGNITFVDDPLMEDTITYSPYDSEGFATRKKDLIRDGKLLSFLHNRKTAKKDGVESTGNAVKGGFRSTVGVGPYNLYLEPGMSTLDEMIADTEKAILIVELQGTNAGINYTSGDFSLASIGFLIEDGRVTRPVDQFTIAGNVFELLNDVSTIGSDLRIRGSITLPSIKVNALQVSGNQSN; encoded by the coding sequence ATGAATATTCAAGACTTTCAACTAGAATTATTTGCTGCTGGAGCTAAAAAAGGATTTCAGGATATGGAGATGTTCTATTCCTCTAGTAAAGCGGTATCCATTTCAGTCTACCAGCAAGAAATAGATGATTACACAATTATGGAAGAAGGGGGTGTTTCTTTCCGAGGATTATTTAATGATCGGATGGGTTATGCATATGCCGAAAGAATTGCGGAAGATTCTATTCCACTATTACTGGAGGAAGCACATAATAATGCCCTAGTCATTGAAGTGGACGATGGTGAAGATTTGTTCGAAGGGTCATCTGCATATGCCGAAGCAAGACCTTTCTCAGAATCCATCGATGGACTTTTACCAGAAGAGATGATTCAGGCGGCCATGGAGTTAGAAAAAGTGGCATATGAGTTAGATGAACGTGTGACACTTGTCCAAGCCTCTTACGCATCGAAAGTTGTAAATGAGAGTTTGATTGCCAATACGAAAGGCTTGAATTGTCATTCAAAAGCAGCGTTTGCTTCAACGGGACTTTATTTGACTGCAGAAGACGGCGAATCCACGGCAACGGGTGGCGAGTCCGACTTTACATTAACGAGCTTCTCTGACATGAATATACGCGAAATTACAGAAAAAGCAGTAAAAGAAGCTGTTTCTAAATTACATGCGAGCTCTATTAAAACTGACAAATATCCAATTATTTTCCGTTATGATACAGCGACTGAACTAGTGGGTTCGTTTTTAGGTCAATTATCTGCTGAATCGGTCCAACAGGGCTATTCCAAGTTAAAAGGTAAACTAAACGAGCAAATTGTAGGGGGAAATATTACATTTGTAGATGACCCACTTATGGAGGATACAATTACTTACTCACCTTATGACTCTGAAGGGTTTGCTACTCGGAAGAAGGATTTGATTCGGGATGGTAAATTGCTTTCATTCTTACACAATCGGAAAACAGCAAAGAAAGATGGCGTAGAGTCAACAGGAAATGCTGTTAAAGGTGGATTTAGGTCAACTGTAGGCGTCGGTCCGTATAATCTATATTTAGAACCAGGCATGTCAACTTTAGATGAAATGATTGCTGATACCGAAAAGGCTATTTTAATCGTCGAGCTACAAGGTACAAATGCAGGCATCAACTACACATCAGGAGATTTCTCCCTCGCTTCGATAGGATTTTTGATTGAGGATGGGAGAGTCACTCGTCCAGTCGATCAGTTTACGATTGCTGGTAATGTCTTTGAGCTGCTAAACGATGTAAGCACAATTGGTAGTGATCTCCGTATCCGTGGGTCTATCACACTTCCATCTATTAAAGTGAATGCATTACAAGTCTCTGGTAATCAATCCAATTGA